Genomic segment of Mycolicibacterium sarraceniae:
GTGGGCCGCGGTTGAGCCCTCGCGAGTACGACGAGTCCGACGTCAAGATCAGGTCGGGCGGTGGATCGCGGCCGAGAACCAAGACCCGTCCCGAGCACGCGGACGCCGTGTCGGCGATGGTGGTCACCGTCGACCGCGGCAGGTGGGGCTGCGTACTGGAGGGCGACCCGGACCGGAATGTCACCGCGATGCGCGCTCGCGAACTGGGTCGCACCCCGATCGTCGTCGGCGACCACGTCGACGTCGTCGGTGACCTGTCCGGGCGGTCTGACACCCTGGCCCGGATCGTGCGCCGTAGTGATCGGCGAACGGTGTTGCGCCGCACCGCCGATGACACCGATCCCAGCGAGCGTGTGGTCGTCGCCAACGCCGACCAGTTACTCGTCGTGGTGGCGCTGGCCGACCCCCCGCCGCGTACGGGTCTGGTGGACCGCACGCTGATTGCGGCGTATGCCGGCGGGATCAGGCCTATCCTGTGCCTGACGAAAACCGACCTGGCGCCGCCCGCGCCGTTCGCCGAGCAGTTCTGCGACCTGGATCTCACCGTGCTGACCGCCGGACGCGGCGACTCGATCGACGAGGTGGAGCAGCTGCTGACCGGGCAGGTCACCGTGTTGCTCGGCCACTCGGGGGTCGGCAAGTCCACCTTAGTGAATCGCCTTGTGCCCCAGGCCCGCCGGGCGACGGGCGAAGTGTCGGGTGTCGGTAAAGGCAAGCACACCTCGACGCAGTCGGTGGCGCTTCCGTTGCCGGGCGGCGGTTGGGTGATCGACACCCCGGGCATCCGGTCATTCGGCCTGGCCCATATCGAGCCCAACGACGTGATGCGGGCGTTTTCGGATCTGGCTG
This window contains:
- the rsgA gene encoding ribosome small subunit-dependent GTPase A translates to MSPREYDESDVKIRSGGGSRPRTKTRPEHADAVSAMVVTVDRGRWGCVLEGDPDRNVTAMRARELGRTPIVVGDHVDVVGDLSGRSDTLARIVRRSDRRTVLRRTADDTDPSERVVVANADQLLVVVALADPPPRTGLVDRTLIAAYAGGIRPILCLTKTDLAPPAPFAEQFCDLDLTVLTAGRGDSIDEVEQLLTGQVTVLLGHSGVGKSTLVNRLVPQARRATGEVSGVGKGKHTSTQSVALPLPGGGWVIDTPGIRSFGLAHIEPNDVMRAFSDLADVIEECPRGCGHMGPPADPECALDALTGAPARRVAAARRLLSALSETAAY